The DNA region GGAGCTGGCTGTGTGAGTCAACGGGAGTAGGACTGGGTCCCTAATGGatgcaagatgctgagcaagcTGCTCAGTCCCTCTGTGTGTCAGGGAGCGGGGAGGTACATTCCACCCCAGAACTCCACCTGCGGCAGTCCAGCTGTACCTGGCCTCTCTGGCCCTATTCTTAGTCAAAGTGCCACGAACTTTAGAGTAAACAGGACCCAAGTCGTAAAAGTCtactctctcccccctccctcccccccccagttagCTGCATAAAACTCAGGGTGTCTTCTTCTGAAGAATGAAGAGCTGAGATGAATCTTAGGGCCCAGAGAATCTAGGTATTTCATAACTGATGCATAAGCTGTTAAGTCTAATGTGCCCCCGGGCTTTCTAAAGCAAGCAGAACGCTGAGGGTGTGGAGGAGCGTGTGCTCGGGGGTCTCTGTGAAGTACAAACAGCACAGCCACTCTTCCAGCCGTATGGTCACCTCTGCCTCAGACGCCTTCTCTGCAAACTTCAGCAGCAACAGCACCCTTTTAATGGCCACCCAGTTCCGGAGCAAGACCGGAGTGATTTGGTTCCTGGCAAAGAGCTCCTGGCGTGGTCCCCACAGCAAGACCTGCAGCATGTTCTTTGCTTGTTCGATGGACACACTCCTGTGCGGATCTGGGTGAAGAAGCAGGGTGGCCAGGTTCTGGAGCCCCCCCGAATAGATGGacagggctgggatggcagggaGGTCACCAATCCTGAGTCCTGAGGGCTTCTCCAAGGGGCTGGGCTGATGCAAGATCTCATAGACCAATATGCCTACCTGGAACCCCTCTGCATTTTGGAAGTGAGCCACAGAGAGCCATTTGGGGGCCATGCTGACTCGGTCTGGATCTTGGGCCGCAGAAGTAGATGTCTTCTTTCCTGTAGCTTTAGAGAAGTTGCTGATGACCAACCTTGGAAGCGACAGCTCTGCAGATGGATCTTTGTCCTGCTGGCCctggtgaggagatggacagtgcaCCAAGAGCAGGTTCTCCATGTGAATGTTGTAGTGAGCAACCTTCTGCTGCTTGAGATGCTCTAGCCCTGTACACAACTGCAGCATGAGGAGGCAAGCCAGGCGTTCATAGTGCCCGGGCCTGGAGCTGTGGAGATCTTGTGATCCCTTCACAAAATCAGCCAGGGTTTGATAAGGAACCTCAGGAGAGATGGCCACCTGGGTAAGAGGAGGGGATGCACTGTTGGAAACAGCTTCCTCACATTCTCCAGGACAGAACTGATCTAGCTTCTGAGGCCTTTCCACAGGCATGAGGTCCTTAGGGAGGGAATCAAGGAAGTAGCTAAACACTTGCTGAATGTTGAAATGAGCTTCTACAGA from Eretmochelys imbricata isolate rEreImb1 chromosome 25, rEreImb1.hap1, whole genome shotgun sequence includes:
- the PEAK3 gene encoding protein PEAK3, with the protein product MVLERKDMPESEPVAPPPLPGKTQRGIIPARRTRSSSSQLNCPGSAEPPSAMQGAGAGSPAQHGAQGNLIYSNVGEMRAHLVPAKTCQGESPEKLPSEASSDPLPPPLPKKQLSRTRSLPEMQTHHYYPCKSAPFPTPHYVYNTLYEVSTHSKGGSRSYSESTEGALCGPKRYLSKSQSLGASEPWDALCKAHPVPVPVPRHITTEELTFTTPDGELVYFFEDLESTTNVYEKVMGCHLVSLIHLTARAQKILGGKEEEQQLMRAELAGKKKWADFTLLDKQPCCETGDAWYYRVSCSSEQAQQIFAAKVHKSYPCSLSVQMSVEAHFNIQQVFSYFLDSLPKDLMPVERPQKLDQFCPGECEEAVSNSASPPLTQVAISPEVPYQTLADFVKGSQDLHSSRPGHYERLACLLMLQLCTGLEHLKQQKVAHYNIHMENLLLVHCPSPHQGQQDKDPSAELSLPRLVISNFSKATGKKTSTSAAQDPDRVSMAPKWLSVAHFQNAEGFQVGILVYEILHQPSPLEKPSGLRIGDLPAIPALSIYSGGLQNLATLLLHPDPHRSVSIEQAKNMLQVLLWGPRQELFARNQITPVLLRNWVAIKRVLLLLKFAEKASEAEVTIRLEEWLCCLYFTETPEHTLLHTLSVLLALESPGAH